The region ttaaTGGATAAGAAAGTTTTCATTTGGAACAACTGATTGAGTTCTGGAGACTGGCTATATAGCAATATGACTGAGCTTAACCCCCCGTGAAGCATATAGTCAGACCCACTAGTCAGTAAAAGCTTACCAAatcaaaaaacaatttttttgttttttgtttttgttttgtttttgtttttcaagagagtgtctctctgtatagccctggctgttctagaactcactctgtagaccaggctggcctggaaagccatctgcctctgcctcctgagtactggaatcaaaggtgtgagcCCTGTAGGTCTTAAGTCCCAGAGGAAAGTAATGAAGTCCCCCAGCAGGGAGGTGCTCAGGGACAGCACCGACACACACCCAGGACATAGGCTCCCACCTCCTTGGCTTTCTCTGAGTGGCAAATGGCCTTAGGCAGTGTCATTCTTCAAGAGAAAGGGATAAAGAGAGGGGCTGAGGGGTCCATCATGTGCTCTGTGGATCTCACGCCCTCACAGTAAAAAGGGATCCATCTGTCCTATCATCTGACTGACCTGTAGCTTTCCCCCACTGCAGAATCCAGGCCGGAACTCTTGGGACCATGAACCCAGCCATCAGCATCACTCTCCTGCTTTCAGGTACTGGGCAAGGGTCAGGGCTGGCATTCTAAGGCATCTGGCTCCTCCCATTCTGAGAAGTAGCCTCTTTGCCATAGTTTCAGAGGCACAGGTGGCTGGGGGTACAGGGAGGTGGGGGGGCGAGCCTCAACCTCACTGATCACCTGCCTGTGGTGGTCTTTGACATATTGGAAATTCCATGCTGGATCTAGGAACTCCTCTTGCTGGGTGGCGGTGGggatgcacatctttaatcttagcactcaggagccagaatCAGATggatctgtaagtttgaggccagcctggtctacagagcaagttccaggatagccagagctgttCTCGAGACAGAGAAACTCTTTCTTGaaaaaccattaaaaacaaaaacaaaacaaacaaacaaagaaaaacactacACTGCTCTTGATCTCCTATTCTTGAAACACATTGGTGGGGCCCAGAACTTCAGTAGATTATGGAAATTGGAGTCTGCAGGTGATAGAACATCCCACCAATACCCCAGGGATGAGTGCGAACCCCACATCCTCCCAGGTCAAGTCTACTTTTCCTGCAGGTGGGAGGCCCTGGGTCTGTATCTCCCCCAATTCAGAGAAGGCATTGCTGTGCCAGTCTTGCAGATGTCCCGAGGGCAGAAGGTGACCAGCCTGACAGCCTGCCTGGTGAACCAGAGCCTTCGCCTGGACTGCCGTCATGAGAACAACACCCACGTGCCCATCCAGCACGAGTTCAGCCTGACCCGAGAGAAGAAGAAGCACGTGCTCGCAGGCACCCTCGGGGTACCCGAACATATGTACCGCTCCCGGGTCACTGTAGCCAACGATCGCTATATCAAGGTCCTTACCCTAGCCAACTTCACCACCAAGGATGAGGGCGACTACTCTTGTGAGCTTCGAGTCTCAGGCCCGAATACCATGAGCTTCAATAAAACTGTCCATGTGTATAGAGGTGAGACTGGTCCCCAAAAAGATGAAATGTCCAGGTTAGCCAGGCTGGGGTAGACAATGGGCCTATGGGGGTGGCGGGGTGGGGGTCCGAACAGGCAGCTCCATTAGCTGGGGCTGAGGGGAGAAGGGTACTATAGCCTTCTCGTGTTCCCCTAACTGCTGTTTCCCTGGGGAACCGCTGCCCTCTGTGTGAGTGGGGCAGGATCAGGAGCCAGATAGGGAAAGTTTGTAGCAAAAAACACAGTTGAAGAAACTGTGAATGGGAAAGGCTGTGCAGTGGGGGTTCTTGTGGTGTGGAGATTCTGTTACACCATTAGGTGGAGCCGCTAAGATGTCAAAGCACCAGCTAGCTCCCTTGAACAGCTGACACCTGGTGCTGTCTTTGTCCCCCTGAGTCCTGagctcccctcctccccatccccctttttctctccacAGACAAACTGCTGAAGTGTGGTGGCATAAGCCTGCTGGTTCAGAACACTTCATGGATGCTGTTCCTCctgctttccctctccctcctccaagCCACGGATTTCATTTCTCTGTGACTGGTTGGGCCCAAGGAGAAACAGGAAACCTTGAGGTCCACTGCAGAGGTCTTGCTTCTCCGGGTCAGCTGACTCCTTCCCCAAATCCTTCAAATATCTCAAAACATGGGGAGAAACGGGGACCCTGTCCCTCCTGAGGAACCCCAGTGCTGCATGCcatcacctccccaccctcgccCCACCCCTGCCACTTCACCCTCGAGGCACACCATTAGCTGTCATTTTGTACTCTGTATCCCAGGGCTGCTTCTGATTATTTAGTCTGTACTTCCCTGGAGAGCTGATAGAAAGAACGTAAGGGTGTATGATGGGGAGGCAGGGATATCCATCCCTGGGGCGAGTTCCTCCTCGCTGACCAAGCCAGATGCCTGAAAGAGAGATGAATGAGGGAAGTTAGACTGTGTCTGTGCCTGGTACAGTCACACTATGTTGAAAGAATCACCCAATAGGCAGGGAGGGAGACCTCAAGACAGGAGAGCACTGCTGAGGCCTTTGCGGACCGTCCAATGAGAATGAGAACTTAGATTCTACCAGGTCATTCTCAGCCACCACTTACATGTCCGAAGAAGCAAGCCCCTCTAGGGTTCTTGGGCCAGGGCACACTCAGTAAAGATGCAGGTTCAGCCAGGGAATGTTGGGGAAagggg is a window of Arvicanthis niloticus isolate mArvNil1 chromosome 26, mArvNil1.pat.X, whole genome shotgun sequence DNA encoding:
- the Thy1 gene encoding thy-1 membrane glycoprotein, giving the protein MNPAISITLLLSVLQMSRGQKVTSLTACLVNQSLRLDCRHENNTHVPIQHEFSLTREKKKHVLAGTLGVPEHMYRSRVTVANDRYIKVLTLANFTTKDEGDYSCELRVSGPNTMSFNKTVHVYRDKLLKCGGISLLVQNTSWMLFLLLSLSLLQATDFISL